GTCAATCCAAAGTCAGTAGGTGAATTTATATATCCAATGTTAATCATGATTGCCAGTAGGAAACTGGGTAAAAATAGGAAAAATAAGGACAAAGAATGAAGCCAAATGCAACCTAATCTGTTTCCTCCTATGGCCATCATGACTCCAATGTCACCCAGTCCGTGAAGGCAATGGAAGAAAAAGAGGGTCATCAAAGCAAAACTCGTAGAATAAAAAAGAATCTGCGGAGATTGGTCAAAGGAAACGATACTAGTAAGGGACACCCCAGAATACAAATGGAAGTGGATCCTTATAGCGAGTAAAAAGAATGTAAAAACCAGGGCTCCGACGAGGCCATAGGCCACCGAGTAGAGTCGATCCCGGAAGAGAAGTCGCAGCGCAAAGGAAATGTAGGTGAGTTGTATCACTTCCAGGACAGAATTGACGTAAGACTCTTTTTTACCAACTAAAATAGGAAAATAGGAAGTAGGCGAATTTGGCATTTTTTATCTTTGTGGGAGCAGCAGTGATTATGCTCGGGTTTCTCTTGACCTTCATTGTCGGTCAGAGACGGGATAGTTATGCCAAGGCTTTGAGCCTTGCCACTCTTGGGAACTTTTTAGATGCGAGGGCTCTAGTTCGGGAAAAACTCGAAGAAGACCACCAAAACCCCTATGGTCACTACGTCATGGCAAAGATTTATGCTATGGAGAACGATCCCTTAAACGAAGCCAAACACCTTGAAATCATTAAAAAGAACAACCGGTATACAAAAGAAATCGATTCGGTAACGGTTTCTAACCGCATTGCAGATATATATTATAACAAAGATTTTTTTGAAGAGGCCTTCTTTCATTATTTGGACACCATCCAAGCGGACAGATCCAACCCAGTGGCCTGCCTGCGTTTAGGGTTTATGGCTCTCGGACAAAAGGAATTTAAAATTGCAGAACATTTTTTTTCACGGATTCCGGAAGAGAAAATCAACCTTTCCTCTTACTTCATTGCCCGAGGGGTGATCTCCGGTGTGACCGGTGGGGGAAAGGAAAGAGAGTATTTTGAAAAAGCCTACAAACTTGAAAAATCACCTGTTTCCGGTTTTTTATATGCCCTCTCTTTATCTCGGGAGAACAAACACAAAGATGCTGTAAAAACTGCTGTTGCTGTCAGCGAGCAGATTGAAGACGAGTTTGTTCGGTTTACGCTCTTTCAGTTTTTAATGACAGAAGCCATTCTTATGCAAAACTTTCCAGAGGCTTTAAAGTATGGACGCCTTTGTATGGAAATGGCCAGACTCAATGCCTGGCCAAGTGAAATTATAGAAACTAGCATCCATTTTGCGATGATTACCATTTATATGGGTAGGCTCGATGATGCTTCCGAATATTTGATTGAAGCAGAAGCGGAAAGGTTAGATGACCCTGATGTAGTGGCTCTTGCCAATTTAAAATATAGATTGGAACGAGGGACTGGAACTGTTGAATCCCTAACTCATGAATACGACCTAACACGCGAACTTAATTTATTATCTGTGAACTTATTTCCGAACTCTCGTTATTTTGAGTTAAGCGGAATGCGTTCTTCCAAACCTTTTAATATCAAAGGGATGGTGGACGACAGTGGAAAAAAACTTACTTCCAAACTTGATATGTTGGGTTTGGATAAATTCGAAAAATTCATTAGCCTTCCTGGAACCAATTTTAAAAACCAAGCCACACGAATGGTAATGAGTTTGGGATTTCGAGTCACAAAAGAAATTTCGAATCCAGAAGCCGATGGTGTAAATTTACTGGCGTCATCCAAAGAAGATGTAAACAAAAGAGCGTTATTCCGTGTACGTAAATGGAAAGATGCAAAAGTATCTGATGTATTTTTACGTGAAATGACAAACCAAATGGAAGAGTTAGGTGCAAGCAAAGGATATGTGATTGGAAATTTTGATGTCACCGAAGCCGGTAAAAAAATCATAGCTGCCAGTAACGGTGCCCTTGAGATGTATAGCGGAGATTTGTTTGAGGACCTTCTCAACAAAACAATGTAATGCGATTTCAATACAAGCGAATTTGTCTTTTCGTTTTAATTTTACCTGTTTTTTACCATTGCCAAATCCAAACGAGTGAATCTGCAAAGGAAATTAACAAACTTCCGAAGTTATCGGAATCTAAAAACCTTAATTCTTCAATAAATTCTGAAACAAAAGAACTAAACTGTTTCATACCTATCAGAATGGGAAAGGTGTATGGAACTGGTCTTTCTAAATTTGACCAAACTTTTATATTAACCGAACTAAAAATTTTACTTTCTGATCTTTGTGAAAAGAAGTTTAGTCATCTTATTTCTCTTATCCATCCGACCCAAGGTTTGTATGTCGATGCGAAAGGGTATTGGACCATTGAGGAAGTAAAAAATGACCTAAAGGATCCGAATGGATACTTTCAGGTTTATTATTTTGACCAAGAGAAGTTGGACCAAAAAAAAGGAAGTGCGGGGAATTTGACGGTTCGCGAGGTTTTTATATCCGCAAAACAAGTATTTGTTGATTTTTATGTAAGTTCTAGTGAAGAAGTAGAAGTGAAATTTCGGTTTGAGGAAAATCCGAAACTAGAAAGGTATTTAATTAATCCCAGTTTTATGAAATCGGAGGGGAATTGGTATCTCCTCCGAATGTTTTGATTTAACGACTTCCTGTAATCACTTGTTTGACAATTTCAGAAGCAGTTGCTAGTGGATTGAGTTTTTTAGCATCTGATACTTGTTTTGTGGCCGTTTTTTCATCATATCCTAACTGGATGAGGGCAAGAGTTGCCAAATCCGTTTCTCTGTCTTCTTGGTCAGGTTTTTCCGATTCATCACTTAAAAAAGTTTCTAGTTTCTTTAAGTTTTGTTTGATTTCAAAAAGTATTTTTTCAGAAGTTTTGCCTTTCACTTTGGGAATTTTTTCCAAAGTTTTTCTATCATCTTCTTTTGCGATTTTATACAAATCATCCGCTTGAAAAAAAGATAAAATTTTTAAGGCAGTGAGTTCTCCGATACCGTGCAATGATTTGATGAGTTGAAAAAGTTCACGGTCTTTTCTTGTAGAAAATCCAAACAAACGTTGTCCTCTGTCTGTGATGGAATGAAAGATATGTAAAAATATCTCTTCTTTCATTTTATCCTTACATTCTAAATGTAAAGGGAAAGGAATATGGACTTCGTATCCGACACCTGCAACATCAAGGACCAGGTGATCCATTTCTAATTGAATTAATTTTCCACGTAAACTTGCAATCATCGTATTGGTTCCGCTTCCAAATTCTAGGAATCCATCTCTCTGGCGACAACTCTTTTGTTTCCTTCACGGGAACAATAGGACTACCGAAACATGTGGTTCTTCTTTGCCTGGTTTTATATAGAAAAGGAGGTTGAATTTTTGTCTTTCTTTAGTAAAACTTATGGAGTGAAACGAATCCGGTTATCAAAAAATCCAAGTCTAGCACAGTATCTGACTTTGGCAGACCTATTTAAAAATTTACCACATACGGTTCTTCGGGAAATGAAGGACAATACAGTTCGGGAATTTTTAGCGGGTGGTGAGGTATTATTCGAAGAAAATTCGGAAGGAAACGATTTATATATTTTAGCTGCGGGTAAACTTCGTTTCGAAAAACGGGGAGCTGATGGTTCGATTATCGATGTAGGTGAATTCAAAAGGCTTGATATCATTGGAGAACTTAGTTTATTCACGGGAGAAAAACGTTCGGCCACAGTAAAAGCAATCCGAGATTCGGAACTCATTCGGGTTCCGCGAGATGTGGCTTTGTCCATCTTACTCAAATACCCCGAAAGTCTTTTGCAAATTACAAAAATCATCGCAGAACGTTTGGCAAATGCCAAAAAAGAAAGTAGAGGATTTGTTTCGCTTCCCCGCACTTATTCAATTTTATCTGCACTTCCTAAAAATGTTTTGGATGAAATCATTCACAATCTTGGCCTTGTTTTTCTTCGTTATGGATCTTTTTGTGTTGTGGATGAATCTTTATTTTTAGATAGAACTAGCGAATTACAATCATTAGCTGAAAAAGACAGGGAACCATGGATCATTCGTTTTTTCTCTCAAATGGAAGCAGAATATGATTTTGTTTTTTACCTCTTAGAAGACAAAAAAGAATTTACCACTTGGGCAGAAAGAGCCCTTAGACAGTCCGATTCCATTCTATTTATCAAAGAAGCAACAGCAGATCCAAACTGCATTCAGTTAGAATCTTTATTAGATAAAAAACAAATCAAAGATAGAAACCAAATACTAGTGCTTCTCCAACCAA
This genomic window from Leptospira bandrabouensis contains:
- a CDS encoding ABC transporter permease, whose translation is MPNSPTSYFPILVGKKESYVNSVLEVIQLTYISFALRLLFRDRLYSVAYGLVGALVFTFFLLAIRIHFHLYSGVSLTSIVSFDQSPQILFYSTSFALMTLFFFHCLHGLGDIGVMMAIGGNRLGCIWLHSLSLFFLFLPSFLLAIMINIGYINSPTDFGLTNEIKSIFTCLVLFIALGFLVSVPTIGISSYIDPYKSIRRQK
- a CDS encoding tetratricopeptide repeat protein; this encodes MAFFIFVGAAVIMLGFLLTFIVGQRRDSYAKALSLATLGNFLDARALVREKLEEDHQNPYGHYVMAKIYAMENDPLNEAKHLEIIKKNNRYTKEIDSVTVSNRIADIYYNKDFFEEAFFHYLDTIQADRSNPVACLRLGFMALGQKEFKIAEHFFSRIPEEKINLSSYFIARGVISGVTGGGKEREYFEKAYKLEKSPVSGFLYALSLSRENKHKDAVKTAVAVSEQIEDEFVRFTLFQFLMTEAILMQNFPEALKYGRLCMEMARLNAWPSEIIETSIHFAMITIYMGRLDDASEYLIEAEAERLDDPDVVALANLKYRLERGTGTVESLTHEYDLTRELNLLSVNLFPNSRYFELSGMRSSKPFNIKGMVDDSGKKLTSKLDMLGLDKFEKFISLPGTNFKNQATRMVMSLGFRVTKEISNPEADGVNLLASSKEDVNKRALFRVRKWKDAKVSDVFLREMTNQMEELGASKGYVIGNFDVTEAGKKIIAASNGALEMYSGDLFEDLLNKTM
- the ruvA gene encoding Holliday junction branch migration protein RuvA; protein product: MIASLRGKLIQLEMDHLVLDVAGVGYEVHIPFPLHLECKDKMKEEIFLHIFHSITDRGQRLFGFSTRKDRELFQLIKSLHGIGELTALKILSFFQADDLYKIAKEDDRKTLEKIPKVKGKTSEKILFEIKQNLKKLETFLSDESEKPDQEDRETDLATLALIQLGYDEKTATKQVSDAKKLNPLATASEIVKQVITGSR